A genomic region of Methanosarcina thermophila TM-1 contains the following coding sequences:
- a CDS encoding HEAT repeat domain-containing protein encodes MMSRVKWRVSLLFVLITLSIFFSMIANSDRFMEFGGNGTFTPIGTGISREDRITNLTQRLEVGDHETKLSAAAELGRFGETAADALIERIESNISSSGEVNSYMLLALLETRDSRTETVLSESFKKIQESNEITAEEQAENEISADILQAIEEKDRAMRRNLAISLDRDYNDETNSLEAALRAEEQNSSIYDSFALSEFEPDEPGSETEKLIKALKSDSGSIRIAALMALGERKEAAAIDSITPILTRDYSPVQSSAAYALGEIGDERAVEVLIKQMKDGSDSVRSNSAIALGKIGKETAVPDLIQRLRDNRAVVRSSAALALGKIGSETAREPLIEVLNSGKLIDGRAKDSVNANEDVRKSAILALGEIGGPGVTEVLTDILIDKEERLSVRMAAAAALGNTGDPQAMETLKNVFNDRNTDTNLRNQAFLALGKSKNQEAAELLVEKLGDREFGDSARKALSEMGEVAVDPLIENLKTTDRRARDETALILIEIGDPKAVNPLIEAYQ; translated from the coding sequence ATGATGTCCAGAGTTAAATGGAGAGTATCTCTTTTATTTGTCCTTATCACTCTTTCTATATTTTTTTCAATGATCGCAAATAGCGATAGGTTTATGGAATTTGGGGGAAACGGAACATTCACACCAATTGGGACTGGAATCTCAAGGGAAGATCGGATCACAAATCTCACACAAAGGCTGGAAGTCGGTGACCATGAGACAAAATTGAGTGCTGCAGCTGAGCTTGGGAGGTTTGGAGAGACTGCGGCTGATGCTCTTATTGAGAGAATCGAATCAAATATTTCGAGTTCAGGCGAAGTAAACAGTTACATGCTTCTTGCACTTCTTGAAACCCGAGATAGTAGAACAGAGACCGTTCTTTCTGAGAGCTTTAAGAAGATCCAGGAATCAAATGAGATTACAGCTGAAGAACAGGCAGAAAACGAGATTTCGGCAGACATTTTGCAAGCTATTGAAGAGAAAGATAGAGCAATGAGAAGAAATCTTGCAATTTCTCTTGATAGGGATTACAACGACGAAACAAATTCTCTTGAAGCAGCCCTTCGGGCAGAGGAACAGAACTCAAGTATATATGATTCTTTTGCGCTTTCGGAGTTCGAGCCTGATGAACCTGGAAGCGAAACAGAAAAACTTATTAAAGCTCTTAAAAGCGACAGTGGGAGTATAAGGATCGCAGCTTTAATGGCTCTCGGAGAAAGAAAGGAAGCTGCAGCAATAGATTCCATAACACCAATTCTGACTCGGGACTATTCTCCGGTGCAGAGCAGTGCAGCATATGCGCTTGGTGAAATTGGGGATGAAAGGGCAGTAGAAGTCCTGATAAAACAAATGAAAGATGGGAGTGATAGCGTCAGGAGTAACTCTGCAATTGCTCTCGGGAAAATAGGAAAGGAAACTGCCGTACCAGATCTTATCCAAAGGTTAAGAGACAATAGAGCTGTAGTAAGGAGCAGTGCAGCCCTGGCACTAGGAAAAATAGGAAGCGAAACAGCAAGAGAACCTCTGATAGAAGTCCTGAATAGCGGAAAACTTATAGACGGAAGAGCAAAAGATTCCGTGAACGCTAATGAGGATGTCAGAAAAAGTGCTATCCTTGCCCTTGGAGAAATCGGAGGTCCTGGAGTGACTGAGGTTCTAACTGACATATTAATCGATAAAGAGGAAAGACTTTCTGTCAGGATGGCTGCAGCCGCAGCCCTGGGAAATACAGGTGACCCTCAGGCTATGGAGACGCTTAAGAACGTGTTTAATGACAGGAATACGGATACAAATCTCAGGAATCAGGCTTTTCTTGCTCTTGGTAAATCCAAAAACCAGGAAGCTGCAGAATTGCTTGTGGAAAAGCTGGGAGATAGGGAGTTTGGAGATAGTGCCAGGAAAGCCCTCTCAGAGATGGGAGAAGTGGCAGTTGATCCTCTAATAGAGAACCTGAAAACGACAGATCGGAGAGCCAGGGATGAAACCGCCTTGATTCTTATTGAGATAGGAGATCCAAAAGCTGTCAATCCCCTTATTGAGGCTTACCAGTAA
- a CDS encoding prephenate dehydrogenase yields the protein MSVNLGSENQIGTNQNSEKTKVLILGGTGEMGQWFTRFFKERGYEVMVWGKGGKIEIARKLEVPFASDLDEAVPASDIVIVSVPINVTEEIIAEVAPKMKAGSLLMDLTSIKVKPVEAMKKFTPSDVEILGTHPMFGPTISTIRGQTVILVPVKGRSEKWFPVIKELFEESGAHVEITTAVEHDRLVSVVQGLTHFAYISIGTTIDRLDFDVKRSRKFVSPVYDIMLDFVGRILGQNPYLYALIQMENPGVLEVHDAFIRECEELSKLVRSHDEEGFVKKMKAAARQYGDTTHALRRSDKLINSRITEYETILKYIGKVCGFYHLYSGKTHVGILEKVGHDEVILKKLVSKGTSPHIKNKFLKLKLENLRLLSESELWEWRKENLEHFTRDIPVLIPEGAEPAVILNAISTNKQLAACEISDIYRGPIQINNKRLSRIKTGKESKELERLAVTYRITIFGDCDADSVEAEVISLLCGLGCRIREKNLKQ from the coding sequence TTGAGTGTTAACCTGGGATCTGAAAACCAGATTGGAACGAATCAAAATTCTGAAAAGACAAAAGTCCTGATCCTTGGCGGAACCGGGGAAATGGGACAGTGGTTTACCCGTTTTTTCAAAGAAAGAGGTTATGAGGTTATGGTCTGGGGAAAAGGTGGGAAAATAGAAATCGCAAGGAAACTGGAAGTTCCTTTTGCCTCGGATCTTGATGAAGCTGTTCCGGCAAGCGATATAGTGATAGTCTCTGTACCTATCAATGTAACTGAGGAGATTATTGCTGAAGTTGCCCCAAAAATGAAAGCTGGAAGTCTCCTTATGGACTTAACTTCCATTAAGGTAAAGCCTGTAGAAGCTATGAAAAAATTTACACCCTCCGATGTAGAGATTCTGGGTACCCATCCAATGTTCGGACCAACGATTAGCACTATCCGAGGGCAGACTGTGATTCTGGTTCCTGTAAAGGGACGTTCAGAAAAGTGGTTTCCGGTAATAAAAGAGCTTTTTGAGGAAAGTGGAGCGCATGTTGAGATTACTACCGCAGTCGAACATGACAGGCTTGTCTCGGTTGTGCAGGGACTCACCCATTTTGCCTATATCAGCATAGGAACGACCATTGACAGGTTAGATTTTGATGTAAAAAGATCCAGAAAATTCGTAAGCCCTGTCTACGACATAATGCTGGACTTTGTTGGCAGGATTCTTGGTCAGAATCCCTATCTGTACGCACTTATCCAGATGGAAAATCCCGGAGTCCTCGAGGTACATGACGCATTTATCAGGGAATGTGAAGAACTCTCAAAGCTTGTGCGATCTCATGACGAGGAAGGCTTTGTGAAGAAAATGAAAGCTGCTGCTCGGCAGTACGGAGATACGACTCATGCCCTGCGCAGATCCGATAAACTGATTAATTCCAGAATAACCGAATATGAAACCATCCTAAAATACATCGGAAAGGTATGCGGGTTTTACCATCTTTATTCCGGAAAAACCCATGTCGGTATTTTAGAAAAAGTAGGACATGACGAGGTTATTCTTAAAAAGCTGGTTTCAAAAGGCACTTCCCCTCATATAAAAAACAAATTCTTGAAACTCAAGCTAGAAAATCTTCGCCTGCTTTCGGAATCTGAGTTGTGGGAATGGAGAAAAGAAAACCTTGAGCATTTTACAAGGGATATCCCGGTCCTTATACCTGAAGGGGCTGAACCTGCGGTTATTCTTAATGCTATAAGTACCAATAAACAGCTTGCAGCCTGTGAAATAAGTGATATTTATAGAGGACCTATTCAGATAAATAACAAGAGACTAAGTAGGATAAAAACTGGAAAAGAAAGCAAAGAATTGGAAAGACTTGCAGTTACTTACAGGATAACGATTTTTGGAGATTGTGATGCAGATTCAGTTGAAGCCGAGGTAATATCCCTTCTTTGCGGTCTTGGGTGCAGAATAAGAGAAAAAAACTTGAAGCAGTAA
- a CDS encoding bifunctional 5,6,7,8-tetrahydromethanopterin hydro-lyase/3-hexulose-6-phosphate synthase, which translates to MFQIGEALMGQGAELAHVDLMIGDKGGPVGQAFANGLTQLSVGHTPLLSVIRPNLPPKPSTLIVPKVTVKNMEQASKIFGPAQTAVAKAVADSVEEGIISKDLVEDIVIVASVFIHPDAQDYNKIYRYNYGATKLAIKRALEGFPSIDTVLEESNKSTHAIMGFKVTRLWDPPYLQIAFDNPNLESVLSAISQIPKSDHVIIEAGTPLIKRYGVDVISKIRDVRPDAFIVADLKTLDTGNLEARMVADAAGDAIVVSALAPISTIDKLIEEAHKTGIYAVMDTLNQPDPISVLKQLKVMPDVIELHRGIDIENTEHAWGNIEEIKKVAPKALVAVAGGVRLDKVPVALSQGADILVVGRAITNAKDVREVAEQFIMSLNKPEIDQFRVMTDF; encoded by the coding sequence ATGTTTCAAATAGGAGAAGCATTAATGGGGCAGGGAGCAGAACTTGCCCATGTTGATTTGATGATAGGAGACAAAGGAGGACCAGTAGGTCAGGCTTTTGCAAACGGTCTGACCCAACTCTCAGTCGGACATACTCCACTCCTGTCCGTTATCAGGCCCAACCTGCCACCCAAACCTTCAACTCTTATTGTCCCGAAGGTTACGGTAAAGAATATGGAACAGGCATCAAAAATTTTCGGGCCTGCCCAGACAGCGGTTGCAAAAGCAGTAGCAGATTCTGTAGAAGAAGGCATAATCTCAAAGGATCTGGTTGAAGATATTGTCATTGTAGCGAGTGTCTTTATCCATCCCGATGCCCAAGACTACAACAAGATCTACAGGTATAACTACGGAGCCACAAAGCTTGCAATCAAGCGTGCCCTTGAAGGTTTCCCGAGTATTGATACTGTTCTTGAGGAAAGCAACAAATCTACCCATGCCATTATGGGATTCAAGGTCACAAGACTCTGGGATCCGCCATATCTCCAGATTGCTTTTGACAATCCGAACCTCGAGTCTGTGCTTTCTGCCATCTCTCAGATTCCCAAGAGCGATCATGTTATAATTGAAGCAGGCACACCGCTCATTAAACGCTATGGCGTGGATGTCATTTCGAAGATCAGAGACGTCAGACCAGATGCCTTTATAGTAGCTGACCTGAAGACTTTAGACACAGGAAACCTTGAAGCAAGAATGGTTGCCGATGCTGCAGGAGATGCTATTGTAGTTTCTGCCCTTGCTCCGATCAGTACCATTGACAAGCTCATCGAGGAAGCCCATAAGACAGGCATCTATGCGGTCATGGACACGCTTAACCAGCCTGATCCGATTTCTGTCTTAAAACAGCTTAAGGTCATGCCTGATGTAATTGAACTCCATCGCGGAATAGATATCGAGAATACCGAACATGCCTGGGGTAATATCGAAGAGATTAAGAAAGTTGCTCCAAAAGCACTGGTTGCTGTTGCAGGCGGGGTCCGTCTTGACAAGGTTCCTGTAGCTCTGAGTCAGGGTGCGGATATTCTTGTGGTTGGGCGTGCGATCACCAATGCAAAAGATGTTAGAGAAGTTGCCGAACAGTTTATCATGAGTCTCAATAAGCCGGAAATTGACCAGTTCAGAGTTATGACTGACTTCTGA
- the tpiA gene encoding triose-phosphate isomerase produces the protein MSSPFILLNYKTYLQGTGQGAVEIAKACKEVSEESGIEIAVAPQLPDIYRVASEVEIPVFSQHLDGIGAGSFTGHVFGKAIKEAGAVGTLINHSERRLTLAEIEASLKSAKEFGLRTVICTNNVPTTAAAAALGPDYVAIEPPELIGSGIPVSKADPEVVSGSVKAVAKIDPAVKVLCGAGISKGEDLRAALDLGSQGVLLASGIVKAADPKAALEELISLV, from the coding sequence TTGAGTTCGCCATTCATTTTATTGAACTATAAGACTTATTTGCAGGGCACGGGGCAGGGAGCAGTGGAAATTGCAAAAGCCTGCAAAGAGGTGTCCGAAGAGTCAGGTATCGAAATAGCAGTAGCCCCCCAGCTTCCGGATATTTACAGGGTAGCTTCGGAGGTTGAAATTCCAGTTTTTTCCCAGCATCTGGATGGAATAGGAGCAGGAAGCTTCACAGGTCATGTTTTTGGAAAAGCTATAAAAGAGGCAGGAGCTGTCGGAACCCTGATAAATCACTCTGAAAGGCGTCTGACCCTTGCAGAAATCGAAGCGTCATTGAAATCTGCAAAGGAATTCGGGCTCAGGACAGTTATCTGTACTAACAATGTCCCGACAACCGCAGCCGCCGCAGCCCTTGGTCCTGATTATGTTGCAATTGAGCCTCCCGAACTTATAGGGAGCGGCATTCCAGTCTCAAAGGCTGACCCTGAAGTTGTTAGTGGTTCGGTTAAGGCAGTTGCGAAAATCGATCCCGCAGTAAAGGTGCTCTGTGGAGCTGGAATCTCAAAAGGTGAGGATCTCAGGGCAGCCCTTGACCTTGGTTCCCAGGGTGTACTGCTGGCTTCTGGAATTGTGAAAGCAGCAGACCCAAAAGCCGCACTGGAAGAACTTATAAGTCTGGTTTAA